In Pseudobacter ginsenosidimutans, the following are encoded in one genomic region:
- a CDS encoding T9SS type A sorting domain-containing protein translates to MKKINIYPPKLLYGMMALLLWCSSASAQGLIIGNGAHVVADGSPNIVLSNTHWTNNGTFVPGFSRVYMNEGSKLGGNYFLRGDSVTTFYHLLVTTFPTAVLTVQTNAYIIARFDFSGHMASVGDADINLLPGAVLGDQSQGRLTGNNGRIITTVMLNRPQAANPGNLGLQITSNEDLGMTTIIRGFREQTNAAGEKSIERYFDIIPSNQPSQPVQLRFQYHDDELNGNSKSRLAVFSGKAGSKLSMLPQNNDESRSNWINAGSIRLLQRFTIGNALAADLKATEKVGLKAFPNPFTSRFTITLHSNIAKSVELKMVNLAGIVIESKLVKLQAGNNYIEWSAARYTPGAYHLVIGGDGGKTIKVVKQ, encoded by the coding sequence ATGAAAAAGATAAACATTTATCCGCCAAAGCTCCTGTACGGCATGATGGCATTGCTGCTCTGGTGCAGCAGTGCATCAGCGCAGGGCCTGATCATCGGCAACGGCGCGCATGTGGTTGCGGACGGCTCTCCGAATATCGTGCTGAGCAATACGCACTGGACCAACAACGGAACATTTGTGCCGGGTTTCAGCAGGGTTTATATGAACGAGGGCAGCAAACTCGGAGGTAATTATTTTCTGCGAGGGGATTCTGTTACCACGTTTTATCATTTGCTGGTGACCACTTTCCCCACGGCTGTACTCACCGTACAAACCAATGCGTACATCATTGCCCGCTTCGATTTTTCAGGGCATATGGCATCAGTTGGCGATGCGGACATTAACCTGCTTCCCGGCGCTGTGCTTGGGGATCAATCCCAGGGGCGCCTAACGGGAAACAATGGACGAATTATCACCACCGTGATGCTGAACAGGCCCCAGGCTGCCAATCCCGGCAATCTTGGATTACAGATCACCAGCAATGAAGACCTGGGCATGACCACCATCATTCGTGGTTTCCGTGAACAGACCAATGCAGCAGGAGAGAAGAGTATCGAAAGATATTTCGATATCATTCCTTCCAATCAGCCTTCCCAGCCTGTACAACTCAGGTTCCAGTATCACGATGATGAGCTGAATGGTAATAGCAAAAGCCGGCTGGCAGTGTTCTCCGGAAAAGCAGGAAGCAAACTTTCCATGCTGCCTCAGAACAATGATGAATCCAGGTCCAACTGGATCAATGCCGGAAGCATCAGGCTGTTGCAAAGATTCACCATCGGCAATGCACTGGCTGCTGACCTGAAGGCCACAGAAAAGGTTGGACTGAAAGCATTCCCGAATCCTTTCACCAGCCGATTCACCATTACACTTCACAGCAACATCGCCAAATCAGTTGAGTTGAAGATGGTGAACCTGGCCGGTATTGTGATCGAAAGTAAACTGGTGAAATTGCAGGCGGGCAACAACTATATTGAATGGTCCGCCGCGAGATACACGCCTGGCGCCTATCACCTGGTGATCGGCGGAGATGGCGGTAAAACAATCAAAGTAGTGAAGCAGTAA
- a CDS encoding YifB family Mg chelatase-like AAA ATPase: MLVKTFGSAVSGVDAITIEVEVNEMAGREYYLVGLPDSAVKESFQRVESALKTNGYYMPRRKLVVNLAPAAIRKTGTAFDLAIAIGILAATEQIPNPESLLRVVLKGELQLDGVIRPVKGALPIAINAKKHGFTDLFVPQQNAREAGVVEGLNVFGVGHINEVIDHFKGEKIITPTKVDIAAAFSSSYSEAEGDFLDVKGQQNIKRALEIAAAGGHNAILIGPPGAGKTMLASRLPTILPPLTLEEALETTKIYSVAGKLLSDATLITARPFRAPHHTASDMSLVGGGSIPQPGEISLSHNGVLFMDEFPEFRRTALEVMRQPMEERKLTISRARMSVDFPASFMLLAAMNPCPCGYYNHPQKKCSCHPGAVRHYLSKISAPLLDRIDLHVEVTPVPFSQLENEEDLESSTQIRERVIRARTLQAGRYRLMPGVYCNAQMNKKIFRQVCTVDNEGKQLLRSAMEKLQLSARAYDRILKVSRTIADLAGSELISSVHLAEAIQYRSLDRENWGE, translated from the coding sequence ATGCTTGTAAAAACATTCGGCAGCGCGGTATCAGGCGTAGATGCCATCACCATAGAAGTGGAAGTGAATGAAATGGCAGGAAGAGAATACTACCTGGTAGGACTTCCCGACAGCGCCGTGAAAGAAAGCTTCCAACGCGTGGAGAGCGCACTCAAGACCAATGGATATTATATGCCGCGCCGGAAGCTGGTGGTGAACCTCGCACCTGCCGCTATCCGGAAAACCGGTACAGCCTTCGACCTGGCAATTGCTATCGGTATCCTTGCAGCAACAGAACAGATACCCAATCCCGAATCACTGCTCCGCGTTGTATTGAAAGGTGAATTGCAGCTCGATGGGGTAATCCGACCTGTCAAAGGCGCCCTTCCCATTGCCATCAATGCGAAGAAGCATGGCTTCACCGATCTTTTCGTGCCACAACAGAATGCCCGAGAAGCGGGCGTTGTGGAAGGACTGAATGTGTTTGGCGTGGGCCATATCAATGAGGTGATCGATCACTTCAAAGGAGAGAAGATCATCACGCCAACCAAAGTTGATATTGCCGCAGCCTTTTCCTCCAGCTATTCGGAAGCGGAAGGTGATTTCCTGGATGTGAAAGGTCAGCAGAATATCAAACGCGCACTGGAGATTGCCGCAGCCGGCGGGCACAATGCTATCCTTATCGGTCCACCCGGAGCCGGCAAGACCATGCTTGCTTCCCGCCTGCCTACCATCCTGCCGCCGCTTACTTTGGAGGAAGCCCTCGAAACCACCAAGATCTATTCAGTGGCTGGCAAACTCTTGTCTGATGCTACATTGATCACTGCACGTCCATTCCGCGCACCGCATCATACAGCCAGCGATATGAGCCTCGTGGGAGGCGGAAGCATTCCGCAACCGGGAGAAATATCCTTATCACATAACGGTGTTCTGTTCATGGACGAATTCCCTGAATTCCGTAGAACAGCGCTTGAAGTGATGCGGCAACCAATGGAAGAAAGAAAGCTAACGATCTCCCGCGCAAGGATGTCTGTTGATTTTCCTGCCAGCTTCATGTTGCTGGCTGCGATGAATCCCTGCCCCTGCGGATACTATAATCACCCGCAGAAAAAATGCAGCTGTCATCCTGGCGCCGTACGGCATTACCTCAGCAAGATCTCTGCGCCATTGCTTGACCGCATCGATCTGCATGTGGAAGTAACACCCGTTCCCTTCAGCCAACTGGAAAATGAAGAAGACCTGGAATCATCCACGCAGATCCGGGAACGTGTGATCCGTGCACGGACATTACAGGCCGGCAGATACCGGCTGATGCCAGGCGTTTACTGCAATGCACAAATGAACAAGAAAATATTCCGGCAGGTCTGCACGGTAGACAATGAAGGAAAACAATTATTGAGATCCGCGATGGAAAAACTGCAACTATCGGCGAGGGCCTACGACAGGATATTGAAAGTAAGCCGGACCATTGCAGACCTTGCAGGCAGTGAATTGATCAGTTCCGTGCATCTGGCAGAAGCCATTCAATACAGGAGCCTCGACAGGGAGAATTGGGGAGAATGA
- a CDS encoding M1 family metallopeptidase codes for MRKSITLLLASLILYPAMAQRPGSAIDVNNYIFELELNDINDQITGKATVDVRFLQAGNLVQLDLVSANSKGKGMKVTRVTENNKPLSFTHLRDTLLITLDAPAKKDESRSVEISYEGIPADGLIISKNLFGHRGFFSDNWPNRARNWIPCNDHPADKAGVEFIITAPDHYQVVANGVQLEESSLPNKKKLTHYKETVPLPTKIMVIGAADFAVQYAGEVGCVPVYSWIYPENKEKGFYDYAMAKDILAYFINLVGPYAYKKLANVQSTTMFGGMENASAIFYAEKSVTGTRKCEGLIAHEIAHQWFGNMATEADWSHIWLSEGFATYMTIWYFERTHGQDTAAEMRAKDRKTVITFSRKYNEPVVDNTVTDYLQLLNANSYQKGGWVLHMLRTQIGDSAFLRGIRNYYAAFAGRNAVTEDLQRVMEKASGRNLSKFFKQWLYTPGQPKLDIRWKYDAGKNMISGTIEQLQPTPFEFPLDLSWKEAGETYPTVITLRVKEGRTNFSFPVKSQPSNFEVDPGVNLLFEGAAKEDK; via the coding sequence ATGAGAAAAAGCATCACACTGCTGCTGGCTTCGCTTATCCTGTACCCCGCAATGGCGCAACGCCCGGGATCTGCGATAGATGTGAACAATTACATCTTCGAACTGGAATTGAACGACATCAATGATCAGATCACCGGTAAAGCAACAGTGGATGTCCGGTTCCTGCAGGCAGGAAACCTGGTGCAGCTAGACCTCGTCAGCGCCAACAGCAAAGGAAAAGGCATGAAGGTGACCAGGGTTACAGAGAATAACAAACCATTATCGTTTACTCATCTGCGTGATACACTCCTCATTACGCTCGATGCTCCGGCAAAAAAAGATGAATCCCGGTCTGTTGAGATCAGCTACGAAGGCATTCCCGCCGATGGGCTTATCATCAGTAAGAATTTATTCGGGCATCGCGGCTTCTTCAGCGATAACTGGCCCAACCGCGCCCGCAACTGGATCCCCTGCAATGATCACCCGGCAGACAAAGCAGGTGTGGAATTCATCATCACCGCGCCCGATCATTACCAGGTAGTGGCCAATGGCGTACAGCTGGAAGAATCCTCCCTCCCCAATAAAAAGAAACTGACGCATTACAAAGAAACCGTGCCGCTGCCTACCAAGATCATGGTGATCGGCGCCGCTGATTTTGCAGTCCAATATGCAGGTGAAGTGGGATGTGTGCCCGTATACAGCTGGATCTATCCCGAGAACAAGGAAAAAGGATTCTACGATTATGCGATGGCGAAAGATATTCTCGCATACTTCATCAACCTGGTTGGCCCTTATGCTTACAAGAAACTGGCCAATGTGCAATCCACTACCATGTTCGGTGGTATGGAAAACGCCAGCGCTATTTTTTATGCTGAAAAATCCGTCACCGGCACAAGGAAATGCGAGGGACTGATTGCTCATGAAATTGCCCACCAATGGTTCGGCAATATGGCCACAGAGGCCGACTGGAGCCATATCTGGCTCAGCGAAGGCTTCGCTACCTATATGACCATCTGGTATTTCGAAAGAACACATGGACAAGATACTGCAGCAGAGATGCGGGCTAAAGACCGCAAGACCGTTATCACTTTCAGCAGGAAATACAATGAACCTGTGGTGGACAATACCGTTACCGATTATCTCCAGTTGCTCAATGCCAACTCCTATCAAAAGGGTGGCTGGGTGCTGCATATGCTCCGGACGCAGATCGGCGACAGCGCCTTTCTCCGCGGCATCCGCAATTACTACGCAGCATTCGCCGGCAGGAATGCCGTAACTGAAGACCTGCAGCGGGTGATGGAGAAAGCTTCAGGCAGGAACCTGAGTAAGTTCTTCAAACAATGGCTTTATACCCCGGGTCAACCCAAACTGGATATACGCTGGAAATACGATGCAGGAAAGAACATGATCTCCGGTACCATCGAACAATTGCAGCCCACGCCATTCGAATTCCCGCTGGACCTCTCGTGGAAGGAGGCCGGAGAAACATATCCGACGGTGATCACGCTTCGCGTGAAAGAAGGCAGGACGAATTTCAGTTTCCCCGTAAAATCACAACCCTCCAATTTTGAGGTAGACCCCGGCGTGAATTTATTATTTGAAGGAGCGGCGAAAGAAGACAAATAA
- a CDS encoding MutS-related protein: MQIDNTTFNDLSIIQHEEEFSIFHRLNFTQTVEGREWLLKYFSNPFSDLPQIIQTQQTIRVILANLDAWPKAISNGTLMVMEKFYDSHVDAIPAAGPVNALGYRLFHVADFALVRYSISHFADFARGIDALINLFNEEEAPLLVRSYLHRARQLINRPILLELAQREQGKKLSATEVIYYGRFLKDEFKSAAFELISIYGRFDAWYSMARAMKHFNLSFPSFSDSLLPMIDAKQLYHILLPTPVSYDVQMSKDSNFVFLTGANMAGKSTFIKAVGSSVFLAHLGMGVPAASMTLSLFDGLLSNINVVDNIVKGESYFFNEVQRIRDTIIKINDGRKWLVLIDELFKGTNVQDAMKCSSTVIKGLIKIKNSLFILSTHLYEIGEELKTYPNISFKYFETTVNGDQLHFSYQLKDGISNDRLGYLILKREKVVELLEKL; encoded by the coding sequence ATGCAAATAGACAACACCACATTTAACGACTTATCCATTATTCAGCACGAAGAGGAATTTTCCATCTTTCACCGCCTCAACTTCACTCAAACCGTGGAAGGAAGAGAATGGTTGCTGAAGTATTTTTCCAATCCCTTCAGCGATCTTCCCCAGATCATCCAGACGCAGCAGACAATCCGGGTGATCCTCGCTAACCTGGACGCATGGCCGAAAGCCATCTCCAACGGAACCCTGATGGTGATGGAAAAGTTCTATGATAGTCATGTTGATGCTATTCCTGCCGCAGGCCCCGTGAATGCTCTTGGTTATCGCCTCTTCCATGTAGCGGACTTCGCATTGGTACGCTATTCCATTTCCCATTTCGCGGACTTCGCGCGGGGTATCGATGCACTGATCAATCTGTTCAATGAAGAAGAAGCGCCCCTGCTGGTACGCAGCTACCTGCACAGGGCAAGACAACTGATCAACAGGCCCATCTTGCTGGAGCTTGCACAAAGAGAGCAGGGAAAGAAACTCAGCGCCACCGAAGTGATCTATTATGGCCGCTTCCTGAAAGATGAATTCAAATCAGCCGCTTTTGAGCTGATCAGCATTTACGGAAGGTTCGATGCCTGGTATTCCATGGCCCGCGCCATGAAACATTTCAATCTCAGCTTCCCTTCGTTCTCCGATTCGCTATTACCGATGATCGATGCGAAACAGTTGTACCATATACTGCTCCCCACCCCCGTGAGCTATGATGTGCAGATGAGTAAAGACAGCAATTTCGTTTTCCTCACCGGCGCCAATATGGCCGGCAAAAGCACTTTCATCAAAGCTGTTGGCTCCTCTGTTTTCCTTGCACACCTGGGCATGGGCGTGCCCGCGGCTTCCATGACATTATCGCTCTTCGACGGTCTGCTCAGCAATATCAATGTGGTGGACAATATCGTGAAAGGAGAAAGCTATTTCTTCAACGAAGTGCAACGCATCCGCGATACCATCATCAAGATCAATGATGGCAGGAAATGGCTGGTGCTGATTGACGAACTGTTCAAGGGCACCAATGTGCAGGACGCCATGAAATGCTCCAGCACTGTGATCAAGGGACTGATCAAGATCAAAAATTCTTTGTTCATTCTCAGTACCCACCTGTACGAGATCGGCGAAGAGCTCAAAACATATCCGAACATTTCATTCAAATATTTCGAAACAACAGTGAATGGCGACCAATTGCATTTCAGTTACCAGCTGAAAGACGGCATCAGCAATGATCGCCTGGGTTACCTCATCCTCAAAAGGGAAAAGGTGGTGGAATTGCTGGAGAAACTCTAA
- a CDS encoding dihydroorotase produces MQNYLIKNVIVVNEGKLEAKDVLISKGRIEKIAGSIQPSVPVIEIDGTGKHLLPGAIDDQVHFREPGLTHKATIYSEAKAAVAGGVTSFMEMPNTVPPVFTQELLENKYQIASQSSLANYSFYMGTSNDNADEALRTNDRKNEIAGIKIFMGSSTGGLLVDNYLTIDKIFRESEVLIATHCEDEKIIKANFERLKKEKGTLEPADHPIIRDENACFESSFAAIQIAKKHNTRLHILHISTERELQLFTNMLPLEDKRITAEVCVHHLHFTSNDYAAKGNLIKCNPAIKAPHNREALWNALLDDRLDVIATDHAPHTWAEKEEPYEKAHAGLPLVQHSLLLMLHYVKQGKISIEKVVEKMSHAVARCYQVADRGFIREGYHADLVLADLNQSTTVSKENILYKCGWSPLEGFTAPAAITHTFVNGHLVYGNGQWDESQRGQRLLFAR; encoded by the coding sequence ATGCAAAATTACCTGATTAAGAACGTAATAGTAGTGAATGAAGGCAAATTGGAGGCCAAAGATGTATTGATCTCCAAAGGCAGGATAGAAAAAATTGCAGGAAGTATTCAACCATCTGTGCCCGTTATAGAGATCGATGGAACAGGTAAGCACCTGCTGCCCGGCGCCATCGATGATCAGGTACATTTCCGTGAGCCCGGTCTGACACATAAAGCCACCATCTATTCTGAAGCCAAAGCCGCTGTGGCAGGAGGCGTTACCTCTTTTATGGAAATGCCGAATACCGTTCCTCCGGTCTTCACACAGGAATTACTGGAAAACAAATACCAGATCGCTTCGCAATCATCCCTGGCCAATTACTCCTTTTATATGGGTACATCCAACGACAATGCGGATGAAGCCCTGCGCACCAACGATCGCAAAAATGAGATTGCCGGTATCAAGATCTTCATGGGCTCTTCCACCGGAGGATTGCTGGTAGACAATTATCTTACCATCGACAAGATCTTCCGCGAAAGCGAAGTACTCATTGCCACACATTGTGAGGACGAGAAGATCATCAAGGCCAATTTCGAAAGACTGAAAAAAGAAAAAGGAACACTCGAACCTGCCGACCACCCCATCATCCGCGATGAGAACGCCTGTTTCGAATCGAGTTTCGCAGCCATCCAGATTGCCAAGAAACACAATACCCGCCTGCATATCCTGCATATCAGCACAGAACGCGAGCTGCAATTGTTCACCAATATGCTGCCGCTGGAAGACAAACGTATCACCGCTGAAGTATGTGTTCACCATCTTCATTTCACCAGTAATGATTATGCAGCCAAAGGCAACCTGATCAAATGCAATCCTGCCATCAAGGCGCCTCATAACCGCGAAGCATTGTGGAATGCACTCCTGGACGACAGGCTGGATGTAATTGCCACCGACCATGCCCCGCATACCTGGGCCGAAAAAGAAGAGCCTTATGAAAAAGCGCATGCCGGCCTTCCACTGGTACAACATTCACTGCTGCTGATGTTGCACTATGTAAAACAGGGAAAGATCAGTATCGAAAAAGTGGTGGAGAAAATGAGCCATGCAGTAGCAAGATGTTACCAGGTGGCTGACCGCGGCTTTATCCGCGAAGGCTATCATGCAGATCTCGTACTGGCAGACCTGAACCAAAGCACTACCGTGAGCAAAGAAAACATACTGTACAAATGCGGCTGGAGCCCGCTCGAAGGATTCACCGCACCAGCGGCCATCACCCATACTTTCGTAAATGGTCACCTCGTATATGGAAACGGGCAATGGGATGAATCACAGAGAGGACAGCGGCTTTTGTTTGCCCGCTAA